Below is a genomic region from Paenibacillus pabuli.
CTCCATGGCGTCCTTGCCACGTTCATGCTTCATGTTCCATTCGGCCAGATCCATGACCAATCGTATATATTTGCGCCTTAGCTCGCGGGCCTTCGCCTGCGCCCAAGGGTAGTCATGCTCTTCGAGATAATCTCCGCGATACTCTGCACAATCCACCCAACCGGAAAGACAACAATACAAATGAAACTAATCGTCAGCATAATCCAGTGTTTTTTCATCTATGAAATCCTTCCGACCCGTGACGATAGACGTCATTTTTTGTCGTTTTATCTTCATAATCCATGTTACACGTTTCTGCTGCCGACGGAAATAGAAGGAAACTAAAAAGAACCATATTTTATAAACCTGTTTATTCTATTGCGCTCCTCTTCGTAAAAGCTCCGCAAACAAAAAAAAGACTGCCAGCTGTTCAACCAGGATATGATCCTGATCGCAACTGACAATCTTCTCTTATTGGCTGACAACCTGCGCCAGTTTCTGCAAGATGCCTGTCCAGCCCTGTTCCATCCGTTCGCGCACAATGGCATGCGCCTGTCCGAATTCGGTCAGTTTATCCGCATCCCAGCCGCTGTGAATCAATGTAAATGCCGTGCCTTCCGGCTGTTCATCCAGTTCGAAGGTAAGGGTCCAATCCTTGCCCCATTGAAAGGATAACTTGTGAAGCGGCTGAACCTCCGTTACCCGGCACGGTGATTTGCCAAAAGGCCCAGCCTCCAGCACGAATTCATGTCCTTCCACCGGCTCCAGATTGCTTGGCATAAACCAGGTCTCCATGCCTTCTGCCGTTGAGACAGTCTCCCATACTTTCTCTAGCGGAGCATGAAGTACCAATTGCTGCCGGATATCCGGCAGTGCGCTCGATGATGATGTCATAACCATCGCCTCCTTAAATAGATATTACTCATTGTTCGGGATAAGAAGATAGGTGTCAACTGAGTTCATTTAACAACTGAATCTAGCATTGGATCTCCTCTTAAACGAACCTCATCATTGGAACCCATATATAAAAGATGTGTAACTCCCGTCTTAGTCTGCTCTGAACTCTGGAATTCCAACCTTATGCCGCTCTCCGCCATGCAAAATCAGGCCGCAGCATAAGGTTC
It encodes:
- a CDS encoding SRPBCC family protein; this encodes MTSSSSALPDIRQQLVLHAPLEKVWETVSTAEGMETWFMPSNLEPVEGHEFVLEAGPFGKSPCRVTEVQPLHKLSFQWGKDWTLTFELDEQPEGTAFTLIHSGWDADKLTEFGQAHAIVRERMEQGWTGILQKLAQVVSQ